ACCGCGATTGGCGCGGCGATGCTGCTGAAGGCGGCGGGATGGCTTTAACACGGCAGTCATGCCGGAACTCCACTTCCTGCCCGTGCTTTTGCCTCAGACTCGACTATTCGGCCAATTAATTTTATGAAACACCCACATCACTGTCCGTGATAGTAGGATTTCCGCCGATGAACCTGCGCAGTCTCGACCTCAACCTCCTGCCCGTGCTGGAAGCCATCTATACCGAGCGCAGCCTGACCCGCGCGAGCGAGTCCCTGCACCTGACCCAGCCGGCCGTCAGCAACGCCCTGTCGCGGCTGCGGCTGCACTTTGAAGACCCGCTGTTCGTGCGCGAGGGACGCGGCGTGAAGCCGACCGCGATGGCCGAAGCGCTGATGCCGGCGGTGCGCGATGCGCTTGACCGGCTGCGGGCGGGGCTGGAGCCGCGCTCCGATTTCCATGCCGAACGCTCGACGCGGGTGTTCAACATTTCCGGCCGCGATGCCGGCGCCTACATGTTCGCGCCGCCGCTTTCCCGGCGGCTGGAAACCGAGGCGCCGGGGGTGCGCATCTCGTGGAGCCAGATCGACCGGGGGGCGATTTCGACCGACCTCGCCTCCGGACGGCTGGATCTCGCCATCGACGTGCCGGACCTGCGCGGCGCCAGCATGGAACGCCAGACGCTGATCGCGACGCCGTATGCCTGCATGGTCTCGCCGGACCATCCGTATGCGAAGCGAAAGATGAAGGTGGAGGACTTCCTTTCGCTGCGCCACATCGCAGTGTCGAGCCGGCGCGAGGGGCGCAGCCTCGTCGAGGAAATGGCGCGCGCAGCCGGCTTCCGGATCACGCCGGTGCTGCGCCTGCCGCACCACCTGCCCGCCATCGAGACCGTGCGGCAGACGCACCTTGCGCTGGTGGCGCCGCGGCCGATGGCGGAAGCTTCTGGCCTCGTGGTGCTGGAACTGCCGGGCGAAGTGCCGAAGCTGGACAGCGTGCTCTACTGGAGCCGCGAAAACTCTATGGACCCGGCGCTGACCTGGCTGCGCGGGGTACTGGTGGAAATTGCGGCCGAGCTTTGACGGCGTCAGGCGCGCCGGTATTCCTCGTCGCGTGCCACAGCGATCCGGTCACGGACGGTTTCCGTATCGTAGCCGAACACTTCCAGCGCGATGCGCGCCATCTGCAGGCCGGATTCGATCGCCTCGGGCACGACATGGTCGGCGCCGGCGGCGACGAGGCGGACCATGTGGTCGCCGTCATGGGCGCGGGCCAGCACTAGCAGGTCGGGGCGCAGCTCCAGAGCGGCGCGCACCATCTGTTCGGCCCGCGCGGCATCGTCGACCGTGACGATCAGCATGGCCGCCTCCTCGATGCCGGCGGCGCGCAGGAATTCGGCGCGGGCAGCGTCAGCGACATAGGCATGCAGGCCGGCGGCGCGGGCGAGCTTGATCTTGTCGGGCTCGCGGTCGAGTGCCAGAAGCGCCGCGTCTTCCTCGGCGAGCAAGCGCGCGACCGATTGGCCAACGCGGCCATAGCCCGCAAGGATGACGTGGCCGGTCAGTTCGCTGAAATCCATCTGCGGCGGCAGGCTGCCCGGCCCGGTCTTCTGGCGCCGCGCAAGGCGCAGGCCGAGCTGGCCGAGGAGCGGCGTGAGCAGCATCGAGAGGCCCGCCACTGCCGAGGCGAAAATGGCGACGTCCGTTGGAAGGGCCTGGCCGGCCTGCGCAGCGGTCAGCACGACAAAGGCGAACTCACCGGCCGGCGCGAGTAGCAGCGCCGCTTCCAGCGACAAGGCATGCGCGCCGGCAAACAGGCGGCAGGCGAGATAGGCGATCGCGACCTTGAAGACGACCAGCGCCGTCACAGCGGCAAAGATCCAGCCGATGTGCAGGGCAATGGCGGTGAGGTTCAGGCTCATGCCGACCGTCATGAAGAACAGGCCGAGCAGCAGGCCCTTGAAGGGCTCAAGGTCGACTTCGGTCTGGTGCTTGAACTCGGTCTCGCCGACGAGGAGGCCGGCGAGGAACGCGCCGAGGGCGAGCGACAGGCCGGCGCTGTAGGTGATGGCGGCGGCGCCGACGACCGTGAGCAAGGTCAGCGCCATCAGGAAGTCGCGCCCGCCGCTCATGGCGGCCAGGTGGAACACGCGGCCAAGGGCGAAGCGGCCGAGCGCATAGATCACGGCGACCGCGATCAGCCCGCGCACCAGCGCGTCGAGCAGCACGCCGCCCATGTTCGCCTCGGTCTTCATCGCCGCGAAGCCGACGAAGATGAGGATCGGCGCGACGAGCATGTCCTGGAACAGCAGCACGCCGAGCGTGGCGCGCCCGACCGGCTGGGCGGCGCGCTTCGACTCCACGAGCACCTGCATGACGATGGCCGTGGACGAGAGCGCCAGCGCGAGCCCGATGATCATGGCCACCGGCAGGTCGAGCCCGAATCCAAGCCCGACGCCGGCGATGACTAGCGCGCTGAGGCCGGCCTGAAGGCCGCCCGCGCCGACCACCACCTTGCGCAGGGCCCAGAGCTTCTCGAACGAGAATTCGACGCCAAGCAGGAACAGGAGGAACAGCACGCCGAGCTCGGCGAACGGCAGCGCCGCTTCGGGCGAGGAGATCGAGAAGTATTCGAGGACCGGCGTTTCCTGCGCGAGGCGGCCCAGCGCGAAGGGACCTAGCGCGAGGCCGGCGACCATGAAGGCGATGACGGTGGGGATGCGGATGAAGCGCATCGCGGGCACAAGGATGCCTGCGGCAATCAGGAAGACGAGCAGGTCCTTGATCAGCGTATGGCTGGGACCATGGCTGGCAGCTTCAGCGGCGTGTTCGATCACCTGTTCCATTCCGCCTCCTTCCTGCCTGATGGAGGCTACACTAAGCAGCCGGGGAGTCGCTTGTCAGCCCCGCGCGAACAAGAAGGGCCGAATGGCGGGCCCGCGCGCGCGTTTCTCAGTCAGATCGCGGCGTCGCCGGGTGCGGACACGGCGGCGCTGGCAGGCGCGCCGAAATCGAGCAGGTCGCCGGGCTTGCAGTCCAGCACCTCGCAGAGCTTGGCCAGCGTCTCGAAACGCACGCCCTTCACCTTGCCGGATTTCATCAGCGACAGGTTCGCCTCGGTGATGCCGATGGCGGCGGCGAGGTCTTTCGCCTTCATCTTGCGGCGGGCGAGCATCACATCGAGCGTGACGATGATTTCGCGCTGCATCAGATGATCTGGTCGCTGTCGGTCTTGAGGCGGATGCCTTCGGCGAACGCGTGGCTGAGACCGAGGATGGCGAGACCCATGGCGCCCGTGCCGAGGGCGAGATCGTTGACATGCCAGATGAAGCCGCGCCCGTCGCCGGTCGTCCAGCTGAGCAGGGTCGGCACGATGATCGCGCTCGCAGCGGCGGCCCAGATGAGACCGCTGCCGGCGCTGCGAAGCGTTTTCAGGTTGCGCGCGGTGAACACTTCGCCCTCGCCGGTGCGGCCGAACAGTCCGGCGAAATCACCCAGCACGCCGATGATGATGAAGGTGGGCAGGTTGACGAGCAGCGCGAGGAGGAAGGCGTTGAGCACGTCTTTCCAGTTCTCGTGCGTCACCACGACCGAACCGACACGGCCCGCAATCTCGGCAACGACCGACAAGAGCATGCCGACGATCACAACAATGGCGGCGACGGACAGCCAGGACGTGTCGCGCAGGTCGCTGGCGGAACGGTCGGCTGTGGATTGGTCCGGCATGGGGCATCTCCTTGTTCAGGAGGTTGGATAGCCCAAAAATTATTGTGTAGCAATAATTTCTTTTTGCTAAAAGCCATTTTCTTATTGCGGTTGATCCTGCGCCCGGATTTCGCGCGCGCCTTCGATGCTCTGCTTGCTCGGGCGGGCGCCACCTTCCAGCAACGCGAGGATGTCGCGGGCATCTTCGAGCTGTTCGGACACAGCGGAGCGAAGCGAAGCCTGCGCCAGCATGGCTGCTTCGATGCGGGATTGCGCAGCTTTGAGCTGGTCCGGATCATAAGCGAGCACCGAACGCCCGGCGCCGCGCCGCGCGCCGGTGTCATCGAACTCGACCGCATCGAAGAGCGGGTCTTCGTCAAACATGATCGAGAGCGTGGCAGGATACACAAAGGCATTGCGCTCAATGCGCTGGTCAAAGCGGATCAGGGCGGCGCTGAGCTCGGCGTTGCGGATCAGGCGAAGGTCACCGTCCGAAACCACCTGGAGATAGACGGCCGAGCGCGGCGATTGGCGGCCGAGATTGATCGAATTGAGAATCCAGTCCTTCACCTCGGCATCATCCGCCGGCACCTCACCGCCGCGCAGCGCCTTGACGAGACTGCGCGAGGCCGCCTGGTAGCGGGTAATGTTTTCGAGGGAGGTTTCCAGTTCGCTTTCGATCCCCTTGAATTCGGCGTGCAGGGCGCCGACCAGATAGTCCGCATGCGCACGCTCGGCGCGGGCAGAATTCCAGTTCGCAACCTGCGTCGCGACAAAGACACCGAGCACGACGATCAGGAAGTCGATCGCGATGGCGGTCCATTCCTGCTTGCGGACATGGTCGATGACGCGGCGCAGCAGCATTCGGCATCCCCCCGGAGCGCTAAGTCAGGCGACCGTAAGCAGATTGCGGCCGTGTGGCTAGCGCCTCAGGCCTTCACGGTGGGCGCGATGATGTCGGCGACCGGCTTTCGCAGGAGGCGCTTGTTGCCCGCGAAGGCGGCGGCGGGGAGCGCGGCGAGGCGCGTGGCCTCGGCCATTGCTTCGGCGAGGAGCTGGTCAGCCGGGACGACCTTGTCGAGATAGCCGGCTTTCACTGCCTCCTCGGGATCGAACAGCGTGCCGTTGATGACAGACTCCGACATGTATTGCGGGTTGAGACGAGCCTTGCAGAGCTCCAGCGCGAAGACCGGGAGGGTCATGCCGATCTGGGTTTCGTTGGCGCCGATCCTGTAGGGGCCCGGCACGCCGATGCGCTTGTCGCAGCCGAGCAGGATGAAACAGCCCATGGCGATGCCGTGGCCTGTGCAGGCCGCGATGACCGGCATGGGCAGGGTGAACAGTCGCAGCGCCAGCGCGCCGCCGCCATTGACGAGGGCGCGCACGTCTTCCGGCGCGGAGCCCATGATGACCTTGAGGTCGAACCCCGCAGAGAACCGGTCTGGCCGGCCCATCAGCACGACGGCTTTCGCCTCCTTCTCTGCCGTGTCGAGCGCGGCGTTCAGCGAGGCGAGCATGGCGGGGCTGATGGCGTTGGCCTTGCCGTCATCCATCGTGATGAGGGCGACGTCGTTTTCGATTTTGACGGTGGCGGTCATGGAAGGCTCCTGGGTTTGGAGAGAGCTTCGGCATGGTGACACTGGGGAAAGCAAGAGCCCCCTCCGTCAGTCCGCCTCGCGGACTGCCACCTCCCCCGTGAACGGGGGAGGATAAGGGAGCTCCGGGTGCGACCTCATCCTCCCCTGCGAAGCGGGGGAGGTGGCCGCGAAGCGGACGGAGGGGGACTTTGCCTATCTCCTCCGTTCCCGGAAGAACCCGCGCAGTAAATCCCCTGCCTCGACATCATTCGCATCGTCCTGCTCGACTTCCGGGCGCCAATGGCAGGTTGGCTGCTGGAAGAAACGGGGGCCGTTAACGACCGCGCCGCCCTTCGGATCGGCGGCGGCATAGATGAGCTTGCCGATGCGCGCGAAACTGATCGCGCCGGCGCACATCGCGCAGGGCTCCAGGGTGACATAGAGGTGCAGGCCGGTAAGGCGGTAGTTGCCGAGCTTCGCCGCCGCCGAACGGATGGCGATGATCTCGGCATGCGCCGTCGGGTCGTGGCCCATGACGGGCGCATTGGCGCCTTCACCGAGGATTTCGCCGGTGGCGGGATCAACGATCACGGCGCCCACCGGCACTTCGCCGCCCCAGGCCGCGAGGCGGGCAAGCTCAAGCGCGCGGGACATGGGCGAGAGGGCGGCGGGCATGCTCACCGTGTAATGTCTTCCCCGGTTGCGAGGAAGTCCTTCATGGCGGCCATTGCGCTGTCTGCCTTCAGGACGGCGTGAAAGCCGTGCTGCTCCTCGCGGGTGCCGGCTTCCAGCCCCCAGGTGAGGGCGCCGCGCACGAGGCGCTTGGCATGGGCGAGGCCTTCGGCGCCGCGGGCGGCGAGTTCGGCGGCGAGTTCGAGCGCAGCGGCGACGGCGTCCGGCGCGACGGCGTTGACGAGACCAAGCTCCTTCGCGCCGGCCGCGTCGACCGTCTGGCCCCGGAGAATGAACTCGAGCGCCCGCGCTTCGCCGATCATGCGCGGCAGGCGCTGCGTGCCGCCTCCGCCGGGGAAAATGCCAATGCGCGTTTCCGGCAGGCCGATGAGGGGCACGCTGGCGGCGGCGATGCGCAGGTCGCACGCGAGCGCGAGTTCGAATCCGCCGCCCATGCAAACACCATTAATAGCGGCTATGACGGGCTTCGGCGATTCAAAGACCGCGCGGATCATGTCGGCAAAGCCGCCGCGCTCGAAGTCCTCGGGCTTCAGCTGACCTGCCCGGACGGCCTCCCCGACCGCGACGATCTCGGACACGTCATAGTGGCGCACGAACACATCCTCCGTACCCGTCAGGACGATGACGCGCATAGCCGGGTCCGCCACGGCTTCGGAGATGGCCGACGTCATTAGGCCGCTGCCTTCGGCCGTCATGTAATGCCGGGGCGGGTTGGCATACCGGATGAGGCGCACGGCGCCCTTCGTATCAGCTGTGACTTTGGCCATCTTGTCCTCCCGGTTTTCCCGGCAGACTGCGCTTGCGTTTCCGGCGTGGCAAGGCTGTTCAAAACAGGAACCCATGCTAAAGCCCGCTCGCACCTGAAACGACGGACACGCCATGCGCATCATCGCCGGACAGCACAAGGGCCGCGCCCTGATCGCCCCCAAGGGCATGGGCACGCGGCCGACCAGTGACCGGACGCGCGAGAGCCTGTTCAACGTGATCGCCCATGCCGACTGGGCGCCGCCGCTGGAGGGCGCGCGGGTGATCGACCTGTTTGCGGGCTCCGGCGCGCTCGGCCTTGAGGCGATCAGCCGAGGCGCGGCCTTCTGCCTGTTCGTCGAGACCGATCACGGCGCGCGCGGCGCGATCCGCGACAATATCGAAGCGCTCGGCCTGTTCGGGAACACGCGGTTGCACCGGCGCTCGGCGACTGACCTTGGCGAGAAGCCGGCCGGCGTGGGCAGCCCGTTCACGCTGGCCTTCCTTGATCCGCCCTATCACAAGGACCTTGTGCAGCCTGCGCTCGATTGCCTCGTGCGCGGCAACTGGCTGGCGGAGGACGCTGTGGCGGTGGTCGAGACAGGTTCGGACGAGGCGCTGATGCTGCCCGGCTGGCAGCAGCTGGACAGCCGCGACTATGGCGCGGCGCGGGTGAGTTTCCTCAAGCAGGCTATCCGATAAGGTCGGACGCGATACACTTTTTCACGCCGCGTTCCACCTTGGTGACGCTGAACGTGTTGCCGCCGCCGACCGGGTGAAACAGGAAACCCTTCGGTGCGCGCTGCCCCCGGAAGCAGGATGTGCCGGTTGCCTCATAAGTGAAGCAGGCCTGCGCTTCGGCGGTGATTTCGAGCCGGCCTTCATAGGCGTCGCCTTCGATCTCGTAGAGTGTGCGGCCGCCCGGCTCGACGCATTCGCGCCAGCGGATGCTGGTGCCCAGCACGATGCCCGACATGCGGATGCCGAACAGCTCTTCGCGCAAGGCTTCCTCGGTCATCGGCTCGTTGCCGGGGCCTGCGATGGCTGCGCCGGCCATCAGGGCGCCAAGCGCCGCCAGGACGAGAGAGCGTTTCATGGTCCCAGCATAGACCGGCGCCGGGCATGCCGGAATGGCCAAGTCGCAGGCCTAGCTAACTTTCGAGGAATTCCTTGCGAATGTCGAAGCTGGATTTCTTTGTGCCGACATCCTTGGCGCAATCCTTCAGCCAGGCATCGGCGGCGGCGATACCCTTGTCGCGCAGCTCGACGAGGAAGCGCCAGCGGGTGTCGTACTTGGTGGAGAGGTTGTAGCCGAGCAGGTCCTGCCCGCCGCGGATCGCGTGGATGTTCAGCCTGCGGTATTTCCGGATCATCGGTTCCTTCAGCATGCCCTCGTCGATTAGGCGCTGGACGAAGGCAATGGCGCGCAGCTCGCCGATCAGCGAGGCATTGAAGCTGATCTCGTTGACGCGCTCGAGAATCTCCGCCGCGCGGCGCGGCGTGCCGGGGCGTTCCAGCGGGTTCAGCAGTACCAGCAGCACGTCCTGCGGCGCGCCGGAATAGATCAGCGGGAAGAGGCTGGGATTGCCCATGAAGCCGCCGTCCCAATAGGGCTTGCCGTCGACTTCCACGGCCTGGAAGGTCTGCGGCAGGCAGGACGAGGCGAGCACGGCTTCGGCGGTGATCTCGTCCTTGGCGAAGACGCGCACCTTTCCCGATTCGACGCTGGTGGCGGAGAGGAAGAGCTTCAGGCCGGAGGCATGCACGGCGTCAAAGTCGATGAGGTCTTCGACCAGGGTGCGCAGAGGATTGTAGTTGAAAGGGTTCAGGTCATACGGGCTGGCGAGCGACGTGAGGGCGGAGGCCATCGCAAAGCCGGCCGCGCCGAAGCCGCCGAAGGCGGAACTGGAATCCGACACCCGCCGCCAGACCTGTTCGAGCGAGGCGCGCGCCCCTTCCGGCCCGTTTTCGCCGAGCCCGGCGGCATAGGCGACGGCGTTGACCGCGCCGGCAGACGTGGCGGAAATGGCCGAGAGGTCGAGCGTTTCCTCGCGGCTCAACCGGTCGAGCACGCCCCAGGTATAAGCGCCGTGGGCGCCGCCGCCTTGCAAGGCCAGACTGATCGGGCGGCGCTTCGGCTTGCCGTTGGTCTTGCCGTTGGCGGGGGTCTTGTCATTCGGCATCGGGAGGGCTCCTTCCGGCTGCAGCCCGCTCCTGCTAACGGAAGGCGGCGCCGACGGCCACCCCGGAGACTAGCATGCCTGCCCTGCACGACCCGACTGCCTCGGCCCCGCGCACGTTAACCATCGATCATGTCGGATCGCAGGGCGACGGGCGGGCGCAGGACGCCGGCCGCTGGGTGTCGGTGCCGTTCACGCTGGCCGGGGAAGTCGTGGAGGTGAGCGGCGATGGCGAGCGCCTGAAGCTGGAACGTGTGGCCGAGGCCTCGCCCGCGCGGGCCGCGCCGTCCTGCCGGCATTTCGGAAAGTGCGGCGGGTGCACGTTGCAGCACATGGCGGCGGCGCCCTATGCCGTGTTCAAGCGCGACCTGATCCTCCGTGTACTGAGCGCGCGCGGGCTTGAGGCGGAGGTGGCGGACACATGGGTGACGCCTGCCCGGTCGCGCCGGCGCGCGGCACTGGCGGCGAGACGCCGTGGCAATGAAGTCGTGCTCGGGTTCCATGCCCGCAAGAGCCATGAACTGGTCGCGCTGTCGGAATGCCCGGTACTGCGCCCGGCCATCGTGGCGGCGCTGCCCGCCTTGCGGGCGATTGCTGGCCATGTGCTGGCCGGCAAGGATGAAGTCGGCCTGCTCGTGACCGAGACTGCCTCGGGTCTCGACCTGCACATCACGGGCCTCGCCAAAGAGGTGAAGGCGCTGGCACGCGCCGAAGCGATGAGCGCTGCGCTGCGCGCCGGTTTCGGACGTGTCTCGATCGAGGATACCGACGTGTTGACCGAGCGCCGCCCCCGCCTCCCGGCGGGCGCGGCCAGCTTGCTGCCGCCGCCAGGCAGCTTCCTGCAGGCAAGCGCCGAGGCGGAGACCGAGATGGAGCGCATCGTGCGCGAACACGTCAAGTTTGCCAGCCGCGTCGCCGACCTTTTCTCCGGATGCGGAACATTCGCGCTGCGCCTTGCCGCAGAAGCAAGCGTGCTGGCGGCAGAAGGCAATGCGGCCGCCATCGAGGCGCTGAGGGAATCGGTGCGCGCGGCGCATGGTCTGAAACCGGTGACCGCCGAGGTGCGCGACCTGTTCCGCAACCCCTATGGCGCCGCAGAGCTTGCGCGGCTGGACGCCGTCGTGCTGGACCCTCCGCGTGCGGGTGCGGCGGCGCAGGTGGCGGAACTGGCGAAGAGCATGGTGGCAAAGATCTCTTATGTCTCGTGCGATCCCGGCACGCTGGCGCGCGACTTGCGCACTCTGGTCGACGGCGGCTACCGGATCGTCCGTATACATCCCATCGACCAGTTCCTCTGGTCGGCGCATGTCGAGGCGGTCGCCCTGCTGGAGCGCGCCCGATGACCGGCAAGCCGCAACCCGCCGTCGGCACCATCTGCTTCAAGGGTGAGGACGTGCTGCTGATCCGCCGCGGCACGAAACCGCTGGCGGGAGATTGGTCGATCCCTGGCGGGCGGATCGAATTCGGCGAGCCTGCCGAAGCGGCGGCGCTGCGGGAGTTGGCTGAAGAGACTGGCGTGACGGCGCGGCTGGTGGGGCTGGTGGATGTCGTCGACGCGATCTTCAGGTCGCGGACCAGCGGCGAAGTGGCGCGCCACTACCTGCTGTTTGACTACGCTGCGGTATGGACCGCGGGGGAAGCCATAGCAGGCGACGACGCCGGCCACGCCGAGTGGATTTCCCCGGAGCGTCTCGCGCAGTTGCCGCTGTGGGACGAGACACGGCGCGTGATCGAGGCGGCGCGGCTGCTTGTGCGCGGCTGAGCCTTCCCATGGGGAAGCGATCCGATTGCCTGCTTGACCCGCCGCACTGTCAGGTCTGTTTAGGCAGGCAAGAAATCTCAGACACACAGGGAGCACATCAACATGACCTACAAACCCTTTGATCTCAGCGGCAAAGTTGTCGTCGTCACCGGCGGCAACAAGGGCATTGGCCTCGGCATGGTTGAGGCGCTGGCGGCGTCCAACGCGGATGTCGTCATCTGGGGCCGCAAGACGGCCGACAATGACGCAGCCGTCAAATCGGCGTCGAAGCTGGGTACCGGCAAGGTCAAGGCCTGGGCCGTCGACGTGGCGGACGAGGCGCAGGTTGTGAAGGCGATGAAAGAGGCCGAGGAAGAGTTCAAGCGCATCGACGCCTGCATCGCGAATGCCGGTGTCGGCCGCGGCGCCGCCGCGTTCGAGCAGATGACGCTGGAGACTTGGCGCTATAACCAGTCGATCAACTCCGAAGGCGCCTTCCTGACGTTGCGCGAGGCGGCCAAGTCGATGGTGGCGCGCGCCAAGGCGGGTGATCCGGGCGGCAGCCTGGTCGGCACCGCTTCGCTCGCGGGTATCGAAGGCGCCGGCCGCAACCAGGCCTATGCCCACACCAAGGGCGGCCTGATCGCGATGATGAACGCATGCGCCGTCGAATACGGCCGCTACGGAATCCGGGCGAACTCGGTGCTGCCGGGCTGGATTGCCACGGACATGACCGAAGGCGCGCAAGGCAACGACGTGTTTGCTACCAAGGTGATCACGCGCGTGCCTATTCGCCGTTGGGGTGAACCGGCAGACTTCGGCGGCATCGCGGTCTACCTCGCGTCAGACGCCTCTAAGTATCATTCGGGTGATACGCTGGTCATCGACGGCGGCTACGCGAAGTTCTGATTCGGCATGGCCCTGATCGACCATACCGGGATAGGCGTGTCCGACATGGCCGCTTCATCCCGGTTCTATGATGCGGTCTTCGCGGCCCTCGGAATCAAACGCGTGATGCAGCTGCCCCCGGACACCGGCGCCGACGGCGTGGCTTACGGGTTTACTTATCCGGAGTTCTGGATCGACCGGTTTCATCCACCGGCGCAGCGCTATCACACGGCGTTCGCGGCGCGCAGCCGGGCAGTCGTAGACGCCTTCCACGTGGCGGCCCTCGCGAATGGCGGCATGTGCAATGGACCGCCCGGCCTTCGGGAAGGCGGATATCCGCCTGGCTACTATGCCGCCTTCGTGCTCGATCCTGACGGCAACAATATCGAAGCCGTCTGCCGCGAGACCTGACCTGGGTGCCAAAGAAAAAGGCCGCTTCCCGAAGGAAGCGGCCTTATCTTTTGGACCAGTAACCTGGATCCGCGCGGAGATTACTCCGGAGCGGTTTCCGTGGTGGTTTCCGGCGTAGCTTCTTCGACGGCTTCTTCGACAGCTTCGGTGGTCGCGTCGACAGCAG
The genomic region above belongs to Acidobacteriota bacterium and contains:
- a CDS encoding LysR family transcriptional regulator — translated: MNLRSLDLNLLPVLEAIYTERSLTRASESLHLTQPAVSNALSRLRLHFEDPLFVREGRGVKPTAMAEALMPAVRDALDRLRAGLEPRSDFHAERSTRVFNISGRDAGAYMFAPPLSRRLETEAPGVRISWSQIDRGAISTDLASGRLDLAIDVPDLRGASMERQTLIATPYACMVSPDHPYAKRKMKVEDFLSLRHIAVSSRREGRSLVEEMARAAGFRITPVLRLPHHLPAIETVRQTHLALVAPRPMAEASGLVVLELPGEVPKLDSVLYWSRENSMDPALTWLRGVLVEIAAEL
- a CDS encoding SDR family oxidoreductase, producing MTYKPFDLSGKVVVVTGGNKGIGLGMVEALAASNADVVIWGRKTADNDAAVKSASKLGTGKVKAWAVDVADEAQVVKAMKEAEEEFKRIDACIANAGVGRGAAAFEQMTLETWRYNQSINSEGAFLTLREAAKSMVARAKAGDPGGSLVGTASLAGIEGAGRNQAYAHTKGGLIAMMNACAVEYGRYGIRANSVLPGWIATDMTEGAQGNDVFATKVITRVPIRRWGEPADFGGIAVYLASDASKYHSGDTLVIDGGYAKF
- a CDS encoding cation:proton antiporter; this translates as MEQVIEHAAEAASHGPSHTLIKDLLVFLIAAGILVPAMRFIRIPTVIAFMVAGLALGPFALGRLAQETPVLEYFSISSPEAALPFAELGVLFLLFLLGVEFSFEKLWALRKVVVGAGGLQAGLSALVIAGVGLGFGLDLPVAMIIGLALALSSTAIVMQVLVESKRAAQPVGRATLGVLLFQDMLVAPILIFVGFAAMKTEANMGGVLLDALVRGLIAVAVIYALGRFALGRVFHLAAMSGGRDFLMALTLLTVVGAAAITYSAGLSLALGAFLAGLLVGETEFKHQTEVDLEPFKGLLLGLFFMTVGMSLNLTAIALHIGWIFAAVTALVVFKVAIAYLACRLFAGAHALSLEAALLLAPAGEFAFVVLTAAQAGQALPTDVAIFASAVAGLSMLLTPLLGQLGLRLARRQKTGPGSLPPQMDFSELTGHVILAGYGRVGQSVARLLAEEDAALLALDREPDKIKLARAAGLHAYVADAARAEFLRAAGIEEAAMLIVTVDDAARAEQMVRAALELRPDLLVLARAHDGDHMVRLVAAGADHVVPEAIESGLQMARIALEVFGYDTETVRDRIAVARDEEYRRA
- a CDS encoding helix-turn-helix transcriptional regulator; this translates as MQREIIVTLDVMLARRKMKAKDLAAAIGITEANLSLMKSGKVKGVRFETLAKLCEVLDCKPGDLLDFGAPASAAVSAPGDAAI
- a CDS encoding DUF2975 domain-containing protein, which encodes MPDQSTADRSASDLRDTSWLSVAAIVVIVGMLLSVVAEIAGRVGSVVVTHENWKDVLNAFLLALLVNLPTFIIIGVLGDFAGLFGRTGEGEVFTARNLKTLRSAGSGLIWAAAASAIIVPTLLSWTTGDGRGFIWHVNDLALGTGAMGLAILGLSHAFAEGIRLKTDSDQII
- a CDS encoding enoyl-CoA hydratase/isomerase family protein, whose protein sequence is MAKVTADTKGAVRLIRYANPPRHYMTAEGSGLMTSAISEAVADPAMRVIVLTGTEDVFVRHYDVSEIVAVGEAVRAGQLKPEDFERGGFADMIRAVFESPKPVIAAINGVCMGGGFELALACDLRIAAASVPLIGLPETRIGIFPGGGGTQRLPRMIGEARALEFILRGQTVDAAGAKELGLVNAVAPDAVAAALELAAELAARGAEGLAHAKRLVRGALTWGLEAGTREEQHGFHAVLKADSAMAAMKDFLATGEDITR
- a CDS encoding crotonase/enoyl-CoA hydratase family protein, translated to MTATVKIENDVALITMDDGKANAISPAMLASLNAALDTAEKEAKAVVLMGRPDRFSAGFDLKVIMGSAPEDVRALVNGGGALALRLFTLPMPVIAACTGHGIAMGCFILLGCDKRIGVPGPYRIGANETQIGMTLPVFALELCKARLNPQYMSESVINGTLFDPEEAVKAGYLDKVVPADQLLAEAMAEATRLAALPAAAFAGNKRLLRKPVADIIAPTVKA
- a CDS encoding nucleoside deaminase, translated to MSRALELARLAAWGGEVPVGAVIVDPATGEILGEGANAPVMGHDPTAHAEIIAIRSAAAKLGNYRLTGLHLYVTLEPCAMCAGAISFARIGKLIYAAADPKGGAVVNGPRFFQQPTCHWRPEVEQDDANDVEAGDLLRGFFRERRR
- a CDS encoding patatin-like phospholipase family protein, translating into MPNDKTPANGKTNGKPKRRPISLALQGGGAHGAYTWGVLDRLSREETLDLSAISATSAGAVNAVAYAAGLGENGPEGARASLEQVWRRVSDSSSAFGGFGAAGFAMASALTSLASPYDLNPFNYNPLRTLVEDLIDFDAVHASGLKLFLSATSVESGKVRVFAKDEITAEAVLASSCLPQTFQAVEVDGKPYWDGGFMGNPSLFPLIYSGAPQDVLLVLLNPLERPGTPRRAAEILERVNEISFNASLIGELRAIAFVQRLIDEGMLKEPMIRKYRRLNIHAIRGGQDLLGYNLSTKYDTRWRFLVELRDKGIAAADAWLKDCAKDVGTKKSSFDIRKEFLES
- a CDS encoding class I SAM-dependent RNA methyltransferase, with the protein product MPALHDPTASAPRTLTIDHVGSQGDGRAQDAGRWVSVPFTLAGEVVEVSGDGERLKLERVAEASPARAAPSCRHFGKCGGCTLQHMAAAPYAVFKRDLILRVLSARGLEAEVADTWVTPARSRRRAALAARRRGNEVVLGFHARKSHELVALSECPVLRPAIVAALPALRAIAGHVLAGKDEVGLLVTETASGLDLHITGLAKEVKALARAEAMSAALRAGFGRVSIEDTDVLTERRPRLPAGAASLLPPPGSFLQASAEAETEMERIVREHVKFASRVADLFSGCGTFALRLAAEASVLAAEGNAAAIEALRESVRAAHGLKPVTAEVRDLFRNPYGAAELARLDAVVLDPPRAGAAAQVAELAKSMVAKISYVSCDPGTLARDLRTLVDGGYRIVRIHPIDQFLWSAHVEAVALLERAR
- the rsmD gene encoding 16S rRNA (guanine(966)-N(2))-methyltransferase RsmD, encoding MRIIAGQHKGRALIAPKGMGTRPTSDRTRESLFNVIAHADWAPPLEGARVIDLFAGSGALGLEAISRGAAFCLFVETDHGARGAIRDNIEALGLFGNTRLHRRSATDLGEKPAGVGSPFTLAFLDPPYHKDLVQPALDCLVRGNWLAEDAVAVVETGSDEALMLPGWQQLDSRDYGAARVSFLKQAIR
- a CDS encoding NUDIX domain-containing protein, which encodes MTGKPQPAVGTICFKGEDVLLIRRGTKPLAGDWSIPGGRIEFGEPAEAAALRELAEETGVTARLVGLVDVVDAIFRSRTSGEVARHYLLFDYAAVWTAGEAIAGDDAGHAEWISPERLAQLPLWDETRRVIEAARLLVRG